A window of Steroidobacteraceae bacterium genomic DNA:
GCACCACGATCGATCGCCGTCGCCGTGTCCCGACCCCAGGCATCGCCGTTCGACAGACCCGTACCACGCGCGCGCTTCGCAATACCGGCGGTCCTGCCATGGAGGCTCGAACGCATCATGGCGGCGCCCGGCACGATCAATCCACCGCGGTGCTTTCGGTATTGGTCGATGAGATCGATGGTGAGCGCGGTACCAGCATCGACGACCAGACAGCCTGTGCGCCGCGATTCAACGTGCGCCGCTGCCAGCACAGCGAGCCAACGGTCGACGCCGAGTCGCCAGGGTTGCGCGTAACCGCAGCGCACGCCAGCGGCACTGGCCCTCACGCGTGCAAACTCGGCTCGCTGCCCAAAGGCGCTGTAGATGGCGCGTGCCAAGGCGCGATTGCGCTCCGCCGAGGCCACGCTGCTGATCAATATGCGA
This region includes:
- a CDS encoding type III pantothenate kinase; amino-acid sequence: MTAWLLIDAGNSRLKCASWRAGRISRQRYREVAGDSARASAKWLRAQFATRFDRILISSVASAERNRALARAIYSAFGQRAEFARVRASAAGVRCGYAQPWRLGVDRWLAVLAAAHVESRRTGCLVVDAGTALTIDLIDQYRKHRGGLIVPGAAMMRSSLHGRTAGIAKRARGTGLSNGDAWGRDTATAIDRGAHLALVALIERCHQNALRDLGQRPRVVLTGGDSGELQVLLSLDTQRVEDLVLRGLLVLATRANASHFE